From the genome of Rhodospirillaceae bacterium, one region includes:
- a CDS encoding TIGR00730 family Rossman fold protein: MKNIQALCVYCGSTEDVDPIYLEAAKNFGTILAAHGIRLIYGGGGVGLMGAIADAVLAHNGDVTGIMPEFLLDIEVAHEGVTEMIVVDSMHSRKQKMFELADAFVVLPGGFGTLDEVVEILTWKQLCRHDKPILLANIAGYWGPLIALIAAITDEGFAQPQNADLLTTVPSVEAILPALAAAPEPAIHTVTSKV; this comes from the coding sequence ATGAAAAACATTCAGGCCCTTTGCGTTTACTGCGGTTCCACGGAGGATGTGGACCCGATCTACCTGGAGGCCGCTAAAAATTTCGGCACCATTCTGGCTGCCCATGGGATCCGGCTGATCTATGGCGGCGGCGGGGTTGGCCTCATGGGCGCCATTGCGGACGCCGTCCTGGCACACAACGGTGACGTCACCGGGATTATGCCGGAATTTCTGCTGGACATCGAAGTCGCCCATGAAGGCGTGACGGAAATGATCGTCGTCGACAGCATGCACAGCCGAAAACAGAAAATGTTCGAGCTTGCAGATGCCTTTGTCGTCCTTCCCGGCGGCTTCGGCACCCTGGATGAAGTGGTCGAAATTCTTACCTGGAAGCAATTGTGCCGCCACGACAAGCCCATCCTGCTGGCAAATATTGCAGGTTATTGGGGCCCACTGATCGCGCTGATTGCTGCGATTACAGATGAGGGTTTCGCGCAACCACAAAATGCCGACCTTCTGACAACCGTTCCCAGCGTCGAAGCAATTCTTCCCGCCCTCGCCGCAGCGCCAGAGCCAGCCATTCACACCGTCACGAGTAAGGTTTGA
- a CDS encoding enoyl-CoA hydratase, translated as MSDAILLQEVQNGVATLSFNRPKELNAIDNALGIALCEALHAVEQDANIRCVVLRGNGSHFMAGGDINSFGAILDKGEWARRRAIGELAIHAHDAIETIRRMDKPVVASLRGAAAGFGMSLMLACDLAVASEKSFFTLAYCHIGLSPDGGSTYFLPRSVTLKQAMEIALLGDRFDAKRAYELGIVNWVVVDEALEEKTVEIATRLASGPAKTLGRTKALLNHASAYATTLDSQLRMEERGVMDSAADEEFAEGIRAFLAKRKPNFQKPSS; from the coding sequence ATGTCTGACGCAATTTTATTGCAGGAAGTCCAGAATGGGGTGGCGACGCTTAGTTTTAATCGCCCGAAGGAACTGAACGCCATCGACAATGCCCTTGGCATTGCCCTTTGTGAGGCTTTGCATGCAGTGGAACAGGATGCAAATATTCGCTGTGTCGTGCTGCGCGGGAATGGCAGCCATTTCATGGCAGGGGGGGACATCAATAGCTTTGGTGCGATCCTCGACAAGGGAGAATGGGCCCGCCGCCGGGCTATCGGCGAGCTTGCCATTCATGCCCATGATGCGATTGAAACCATCCGCCGCATGGACAAGCCGGTTGTTGCCAGCCTGCGAGGTGCCGCGGCCGGATTTGGCATGAGCCTGATGCTGGCCTGCGATTTGGCGGTTGCGTCCGAGAAAAGCTTTTTCACCCTTGCCTATTGCCACATTGGCCTTAGCCCGGATGGTGGTTCGACCTACTTTCTGCCGCGAAGCGTTACCCTCAAGCAGGCAATGGAAATTGCTCTCCTGGGGGATCGGTTTGACGCAAAACGTGCCTATGAACTTGGCATCGTCAATTGGGTGGTTGTGGATGAGGCGCTGGAGGAAAAGACGGTCGAAATTGCAACACGTCTGGCATCGGGTCCGGCCAAGACCCTGGGCCGGACAAAGGCGCTGCTCAACCACGCCTCCGCTTATGCGACGACCCTTGATAGTCAGCTTCGCATGGAAGAACGCGGCGTGATGGACAGTGCTGCGGACGAGGAATTTGCGGAAGGAATCCGTGCTTTTCTTGCGAAGCGAAAGCCGAATTTTCAAAAACCGTCCTCTTGA